One segment of Gammaproteobacteria bacterium DNA contains the following:
- a CDS encoding efflux transporter outer membrane subunit yields MAVLLAGLSGCYLIPPYQRPSAPAPEHWRGGTAATPGNDAGVATDWWQHYGSNELNQSVQEALAQNKDLQAALHRIEQARASAKIAGAGLLPTVDASVNASRTYSDSGNHTPTQSDSYQGLLSVAYEVDLWRRNRSAVEAAEARTTSSTYDRDALALVVMTDTAQAYFQVLNLRERGKIARDNIATERDVLNIVETQYREGRASALEVAQQKTAVANVEAALTALERQEQVTEDGLAVLRGRAPADLSVTTDTLQDIALPAIAAGQPSTLLERRPDIRRAEQDLIAAHADIAVARAALFPTLNLGLDPTLFASPGTAAVALASSLTAPIFEGGRLRGEVERTEAREAELVETYRQIILTSFQEVEDALAAIKSAQQRVQSLTVAAEAARDAYQISRDRYLAGAIDFLTLLNTQTTQLQAEDALAQARLDQFAASVDLYKALGGGWQEH; encoded by the coding sequence ATGGCAGTTCTACTTGCCGGACTCTCCGGGTGTTATTTGATCCCGCCGTACCAGCGACCATCGGCGCCTGCGCCAGAACACTGGCGCGGAGGAACCGCGGCGACACCTGGCAACGACGCCGGCGTCGCCACAGATTGGTGGCAGCATTATGGCAGCAATGAACTGAATCAGTCAGTTCAGGAGGCGCTGGCACAGAACAAGGACCTGCAAGCCGCCCTTCACCGCATTGAACAGGCGCGCGCCAGCGCGAAAATTGCGGGCGCCGGCCTGCTGCCGACCGTGGACGCGTCGGTCAACGCCAGCCGCACCTACAGCGACAGCGGCAATCACACACCGACCCAGAGCGACAGCTATCAGGGGCTCTTGAGTGTCGCCTATGAAGTGGATTTGTGGCGGCGAAATCGATCCGCGGTCGAGGCCGCCGAGGCCCGCACCACTTCCAGCACTTACGACCGCGATGCCCTGGCGCTGGTTGTGATGACGGACACCGCACAGGCCTACTTTCAGGTGTTGAATCTGCGCGAGCGGGGGAAGATTGCGCGCGACAATATCGCGACCGAGCGCGATGTGCTCAACATCGTCGAGACGCAGTACCGTGAAGGCCGGGCCTCGGCGCTGGAGGTGGCCCAGCAGAAGACTGCCGTGGCCAATGTCGAAGCCGCCTTGACCGCTCTCGAACGGCAGGAACAAGTCACCGAAGACGGTCTTGCGGTACTGCGCGGTCGCGCGCCCGCAGACCTTTCCGTCACCACCGACACTTTGCAAGACATCGCCCTCCCTGCGATTGCTGCCGGACAGCCTTCGACGTTGCTGGAGCGCCGCCCGGACATACGACGCGCCGAGCAGGATTTGATCGCCGCCCATGCCGATATCGCCGTGGCCCGCGCTGCTTTATTCCCCACTCTAAATTTAGGCTTGGATCCGACCCTCTTTGCCAGCCCCGGCACAGCCGCGGTAGCGCTTGCGTCCTCGCTCACCGCGCCGATCTTCGAGGGTGGCCGCCTGCGCGGCGAAGTCGAGCGCACGGAGGCGCGGGAGGCGGAACTGGTGGAGACTTACCGCCAGATTATCCTGACGTCGTTTCAGGAGGTGGAAGACGCACTCGCCGCCATCAAGAGCGCACAGCAGCGCGTACAATCACTGACTGTCGCCGCCGAGGCGGCGCGCGACGCTTATCAGATTTCCCGCGATCGCTATCTCGCCGGGGCGATCGATTTCCTGACCCTGCTCAATACACAGACCACTCAATTACAAGCGGAAGACGCGCTGGCTCAGGCCCGGCTCGATCAATTCGCCGCCTCGGTTGATTTATACAAAGCCCTCGGCGGTGGCTGGCAGGAACATTAA
- a CDS encoding fumarylacetoacetate hydrolase family protein: MKLAMFTHQGRTRIGIVVNDGLIDTAGQAGVPTDLREALEAGVPVMDRLRALAAETQPTLALKDVHLEAPIRRPPKFLAIALNYAEHISETALPKPEFPKFFNKQSTCVNGPYDPIHMPRVSNKLDYEGELGVVIGRRCRHVPRDRAQEVVAGYLVVNDVTVRDWQAKSETFTLGKSFDTHGPIGPWLVTPNEISDPHSLDFRTTVNGQERQHSNTRHMIFSIWEQIEVLSTAFTLEPGDIISTGTCAGVGVKMTPRGYLKVDDVVRAEIEKIGFIENRVIPEPDTQVL; the protein is encoded by the coding sequence GTGAAACTGGCCATGTTCACGCATCAGGGGCGCACCCGTATCGGCATCGTAGTGAATGATGGGCTGATCGACACGGCTGGGCAGGCCGGCGTCCCCACCGACCTGCGGGAGGCGCTGGAGGCAGGCGTCCCGGTCATGGATCGCCTGCGCGCGCTGGCCGCTGAGACCCAGCCAACACTGGCTCTGAAGGATGTGCATCTGGAGGCGCCCATCCGCCGGCCCCCCAAATTCCTCGCCATCGCGCTCAACTATGCAGAGCACATCAGCGAAACCGCCCTGCCCAAACCCGAGTTCCCCAAGTTCTTCAACAAGCAGTCCACCTGCGTCAACGGACCCTACGACCCCATACACATGCCGCGAGTGTCGAACAAGCTCGATTACGAAGGCGAATTGGGCGTTGTGATCGGTCGTCGCTGCCGCCACGTGCCGCGCGACCGCGCACAGGAAGTGGTGGCGGGTTATCTGGTCGTGAACGACGTCACCGTGCGCGACTGGCAGGCGAAGTCGGAGACCTTCACGCTCGGCAAATCCTTCGACACCCACGGCCCCATCGGGCCCTGGCTCGTCACGCCGAACGAAATCTCTGATCCGCACAGCTTGGATTTCCGCACCACCGTCAACGGTCAGGAACGCCAACACTCCAACACGCGGCACATGATCTTCAGCATCTGGGAGCAGATTGAAGTGTTGTCCACCGCCTTTACTCTGGAACCGGGTGACATCATCTCCACCGGCACCTGCGCCGGCGTCGGCGTCAAGATGACCCCGCGCGGCTATTTGAAGGTTGACGATGTCGTGCGCGCGGAGATCGAGAAAATCGGTTTCATCGAAAACCGCGTCATCCCCGAACCAGATACTCAGGTGTTATAG
- the lptD gene encoding LPS assembly protein LptD, protein MKRVLLAAVIILLAIAPAVNARDKHKRVVPQWDLCPYEAEPEGRPENPDLESGFLSLDADEGKFIKHGTSTLTGDVQMIRDDGAARADRAIYNDDKQTLDLYNHVRLWKDKLYWEGQHGFVDWSNQIGILDSGNYRLLELQGRGEAKVIETDLDKKLSKLKEATYTTCPGDIPDWKLSAKKITLDHNEEWGNANDVVLRVHDIPVMYLPYTSFPLSKKRKSGFLTPSIGQSGASGTSVKIPYYWNIAPNADATFTPQILAKRGALLGGEVRYLSPTSMSSVDGDFLPYDNERNGDERHLIHVLHTQSLFNSRGALSVDFSDVSDSKYFEDFGNSLSVSSTSFLERQALLSYSGGWWSMSGLLNGYQTVDPTLPASSRPYSELPQITLSAGRGANRSLTYGVTTQATYFNRDNSVNGGRFNFEPYVSYPIRNAGSFFIPRLALDQTYYTLSGNTDNHISRTVPVFSLDNGLYFERDVTLGPKTFTHTLEPRLFYLYRPKVDQNDIPVFDSGLFDVSFAELFYTNRFSGYDRLGDENSVTAAITSRLLDSQDGSEWLRGSIGQIYHFTDRVVTLPGAPKQTDPVSEIVAELSARLSSHWTAGGTLGWDPNDNVFDKSAIRLRYRGDSNQILNLDYRFVDATRNALTSDINQTDVSLRWPLGRQWSVLSRWNYSIPDNKTLEIVGGLEYESCCWGIRTVARHFLRTSTGTYDTGVFVELELKGLAGTGGQALSLLRKEIPGYVNTF, encoded by the coding sequence GTGAAACGGGTTTTGCTCGCTGCCGTCATCATCCTGCTGGCCATAGCGCCTGCAGTCAACGCTCGCGATAAACACAAACGCGTGGTGCCGCAATGGGATTTATGCCCATACGAGGCGGAGCCGGAGGGCCGTCCGGAGAATCCGGATCTTGAGTCCGGTTTCCTGTCGCTGGATGCGGACGAGGGTAAATTCATCAAGCACGGCACCTCCACACTGACCGGCGATGTGCAGATGATCCGCGACGATGGCGCAGCGCGCGCAGACCGCGCGATCTACAACGACGACAAGCAAACACTGGATCTCTACAACCATGTGCGGCTTTGGAAAGACAAGCTGTACTGGGAGGGCCAGCATGGATTCGTCGACTGGAGCAATCAGATCGGGATTCTGGACAGCGGCAATTACCGCCTGCTGGAATTGCAGGGACGCGGCGAAGCCAAGGTCATCGAGACCGACCTCGATAAGAAGCTCTCCAAGCTCAAGGAGGCGACCTACACCACCTGCCCCGGCGATATCCCCGACTGGAAGCTGTCGGCGAAAAAGATCACGCTCGACCACAATGAGGAATGGGGCAACGCCAATGATGTGGTGTTGCGCGTGCACGATATACCGGTGATGTACCTGCCCTATACCAGCTTCCCCTTGAGCAAAAAACGCAAATCCGGCTTTCTGACGCCCTCCATTGGCCAGAGCGGCGCCTCCGGCACCTCGGTGAAAATCCCCTATTACTGGAACATCGCACCGAACGCCGACGCCACATTCACTCCACAGATTCTGGCCAAACGCGGGGCCCTGCTGGGTGGCGAGGTGCGTTATCTCTCGCCGACCAGCATGAGCAGCGTCGATGGCGATTTTCTGCCGTACGACAATGAGCGAAACGGCGATGAACGTCATCTGATCCATGTGCTGCACACGCAAAGCCTGTTCAACAGCCGCGGCGCGCTATCCGTCGACTTCAGTGACGTTTCCGATTCCAAATACTTCGAGGATTTCGGCAACAGCCTGAGCGTGTCCAGCACCAGCTTCCTGGAGCGCCAGGCCTTGCTTTCCTACAGCGGGGGGTGGTGGAGCATGTCCGGCCTGTTGAATGGCTACCAGACCGTGGACCCCACCCTGCCGGCGAGCAGCCGCCCCTACAGCGAACTGCCGCAGATTACCCTCTCTGCCGGCCGCGGAGCCAACCGCAGCCTCACCTACGGCGTCACCACCCAAGCCACTTATTTCAATCGGGACAACAGCGTCAACGGCGGGCGTTTCAACTTCGAGCCTTACGTCAGTTATCCCATACGCAATGCCGGTAGTTTCTTCATTCCCCGGCTGGCGCTCGATCAAACCTACTACACGCTCAGCGGCAACACCGACAACCACATCAGCCGCACCGTGCCGGTATTCAGCCTGGACAATGGCCTGTATTTCGAGAGGGACGTGACACTGGGACCAAAGACCTTCACGCACACGCTTGAGCCACGTTTGTTTTACCTCTACCGGCCCAAGGTGGATCAGAACGACATCCCCGTCTTCGACAGCGGTCTGTTCGATGTTTCATTCGCCGAGCTGTTCTATACCAACCGCTTTAGCGGCTATGATCGGCTTGGCGATGAAAATTCAGTCACTGCAGCCATCACTTCACGACTGCTCGACAGCCAGGATGGCAGCGAATGGCTGCGTGGCAGTATCGGCCAGATCTATCATTTTACCGATCGAGTGGTGACTCTGCCGGGAGCTCCGAAACAAACCGACCCCGTCTCGGAGATTGTGGCCGAACTCTCGGCGCGCCTGTCCAGCCATTGGACGGCGGGGGGCACCCTGGGATGGGATCCCAATGACAATGTATTCGATAAAAGCGCCATCCGTCTGCGCTATCGCGGCGACTCCAATCAGATTCTGAATCTGGACTACCGCTTCGTCGACGCGACCAGAAACGCCCTGACGAGCGACATCAATCAAACCGACGTTTCGCTGCGCTGGCCTCTGGGCCGGCAGTGGAGCGTGCTCAGCCGCTGGAACTATTCGATTCCCGACAACAAAACACTGGAAATAGTCGGCGGCCTTGAATATGAAAGCTGCTGCTGGGGCATACGCACCGTCGCCCGCCACTTTCTGCGCACATCCACCGGCACCTATGATACCGGCGTGTTTGTCGAGCTTGAACTTAAAGGGCTGGCGGGCACCGGCGGCCAGGCCCTTTCACTGCTCCGCAAGGAGATTCCCGGCTACGTGAACACCTTCTAG
- a CDS encoding peptidylprolyl isomerase, with translation MIPVTRAAELLDEIVAVVDDEAVMRSELDHFSARIMQQLQSKGAELPPPEVMQKQILDRLIVMKLQLQLAKRSGVTIDDQSLNHAIESIASQNKMSLADFRRTLEKEGYDFGRFREDIRDEMTISRLKQREVDNRIAVSDREVDNYLANKSKQNDNSENEYHLAHILVATPEGASPEQIAVAKAKAEKLLGELRAGADFAKTAIASSDGAQALDGGDLGWRRPAQIPQLLMDAANQLKPGEISGLLRGPSGFAIIKMIEMRSTDTVHMVTQTHARHILIKPSELVSKNDAMQKLAQLKTRIQDGDDFGELARSHSDDRGTAAKGGDLGWVNPGDLVPEFEQVMNGLKVGEISDPFETEFGVHIVQVLERRQHDDTEEAKRAQAREAILRRKIEEETQAWIRRLRDEAYIEYRLTPDTHSSG, from the coding sequence ATGATCCCCGTGACACGAGCTGCCGAGTTGCTTGATGAAATCGTCGCAGTGGTGGACGACGAGGCCGTCATGCGCAGCGAACTCGATCACTTTTCGGCCCGCATCATGCAGCAATTGCAGAGCAAGGGCGCCGAGCTGCCGCCGCCGGAAGTGATGCAAAAGCAGATCCTCGACCGGCTGATCGTCATGAAACTGCAATTGCAACTGGCCAAACGCAGCGGTGTCACGATCGATGATCAGTCGCTGAATCACGCGATCGAGAGCATCGCCAGCCAGAACAAGATGTCGCTGGCGGACTTCCGGCGGACGCTGGAAAAGGAAGGCTATGACTTCGGCCGTTTCCGCGAAGATATACGCGACGAAATGACGATTTCCCGCCTGAAACAGCGCGAGGTGGACAATCGGATCGCGGTCTCCGACCGCGAAGTGGACAACTACCTTGCCAACAAATCAAAACAAAACGACAACAGCGAAAACGAATATCATCTTGCGCACATCCTGGTGGCCACACCCGAAGGCGCCAGCCCGGAGCAGATCGCCGTCGCCAAGGCCAAGGCTGAAAAATTGCTGGGCGAATTGCGTGCCGGGGCGGATTTCGCCAAAACCGCCATTGCGTCCTCCGACGGCGCGCAGGCGCTTGATGGCGGTGACCTCGGCTGGCGCAGGCCGGCCCAGATCCCCCAGCTTTTGATGGACGCCGCCAACCAACTGAAACCTGGCGAGATCAGTGGCTTATTGCGGGGGCCGAGCGGTTTCGCCATCATTAAAATGATCGAAATGCGCTCGACAGACACCGTGCACATGGTCACCCAGACACACGCCCGGCACATACTCATCAAGCCGAGTGAGCTTGTGTCCAAAAACGACGCCATGCAGAAATTGGCGCAACTCAAGACCCGCATTCAAGACGGCGATGATTTTGGAGAACTTGCACGCTCGCATTCCGATGACCGTGGTACCGCCGCGAAGGGCGGTGATTTGGGCTGGGTCAACCCCGGCGACCTCGTGCCGGAATTCGAGCAGGTCATGAACGGCCTCAAGGTAGGCGAGATCAGCGATCCTTTTGAGACCGAATTTGGTGTGCACATCGTCCAGGTCCTCGAACGCCGCCAGCATGACGATACCGAGGAAGCCAAACGCGCGCAGGCGCGGGAGGCCATTCTGCGGCGCAAGATCGAGGAGGAGACCCAGGCGTGGATTCGCCGGCTGCGCGATGAGGCCTATATCGAATACCGCCTGACGCCGGATACCCATTCCTCCGGCTAG
- the pdxA gene encoding 4-hydroxythreonine-4-phosphate dehydrogenase PdxA, with protein sequence MSPRLAITPGEPAGIGPDLVICLAQRATLPAEMVILADPDLLLARARQLQLPLRIVEFDAARPHLAHLPGQIVVLPTRCHVPVHSGRPDAANAAYVLAALDRACDGCRDGTFDAMITGPVHKAIINNAGFAFSGHTEYLAARCGGPRPVMMLATPGLRVALATTHLPLNQVSAHINRAGLTEVIEILYRDLQRWFGIATPHLGICGLNPHAGEEGHLGREEIEVITPVLELLRQQGWRLDGPLPADTIFAPLRRQHYDAILAMYHDQGLTALKALGFGQAVNITLGLPILRTSVDHGTAFSLAGSGQADPGSLSAAVEMAAALARAARARSPGVATHASSASA encoded by the coding sequence ATGTCGCCACGCCTTGCGATCACACCCGGTGAGCCGGCAGGGATCGGCCCTGATCTCGTCATCTGCCTGGCGCAGCGCGCGACTCTGCCGGCTGAGATGGTGATCCTGGCTGATCCGGATTTGCTCCTGGCCCGCGCACGCCAGCTGCAGCTACCGCTTCGTATAGTGGAATTTGATGCCGCGCGGCCGCATCTTGCCCACCTGCCGGGACAAATCGTGGTGCTCCCCACGCGCTGCCACGTCCCCGTGCATTCCGGCCGCCCGGATGCAGCCAATGCCGCGTACGTGCTGGCCGCGCTGGACCGCGCCTGTGACGGCTGCCGCGACGGCACTTTCGATGCCATGATCACCGGCCCCGTGCACAAGGCCATCATCAACAACGCCGGTTTTGCCTTCAGCGGCCATACCGAGTATCTGGCCGCCCGCTGCGGTGGCCCGCGGCCGGTGATGATGCTGGCCACTCCCGGACTGCGCGTGGCACTCGCCACCACCCATTTGCCGCTCAATCAAGTGAGTGCCCACATCAACCGCGCCGGTCTCACCGAAGTCATTGAGATTCTGTACCGGGATTTACAACGTTGGTTCGGTATCGCCACTCCGCATCTGGGGATATGCGGCCTCAACCCACATGCCGGCGAGGAAGGTCACTTGGGCAGGGAGGAAATCGAGGTCATCACGCCGGTACTGGAACTGTTGCGTCAACAAGGATGGCGACTGGATGGCCCCCTGCCGGCGGACACGATTTTCGCCCCCCTCCGGCGCCAGCACTACGACGCCATCCTGGCCATGTACCACGATCAGGGCCTGACCGCGTTGAAGGCGCTGGGGTTCGGTCAGGCCGTCAACATCACGCTGGGCCTGCCCATTTTGCGCACTTCCGTGGATCATGGCACCGCGTTCTCACTTGCCGGCAGCGGCCAAGCCGATCCTGGCAGCCTGTCAGCGGCCGTGGAGATGGCTGCAGCACTTGCGCGCGCGGCGCGCGCACGCAGCCCGGGCGTCGCAACGCATGCCTCTTCCGCGTCCGCGTAA
- the rsmA gene encoding 16S rRNA (adenine(1518)-N(6)/adenine(1519)-N(6))-dimethyltransferase RsmA — translation MPLPRPRKRFGQHFLNDPGIIRRLIEAIHPLPGQHLVEIGPGRAALTLPLLRAAGQLDVIEIDRDLIPLLEPHARRAHGLRIHQADALNFDLKSLADGDKKLRVVGNLPYNISTPLLFHLFEQLDVIQDLTLMLQREVAERLNAAPGGKTYGRLSVMAQYHVRPVILFDVGPGAFSPPPKVHSSVVRLVPRTMTERPAVHDWPQFERLVAAAFSARRKTLRNALRAHLRPEDFSKLDIDPALRPERLTAWDYVKLANFSTSACKKS, via the coding sequence ATGCCTCTTCCGCGTCCGCGTAAACGGTTCGGTCAGCATTTTTTGAATGACCCCGGTATTATCCGGCGGCTGATCGAGGCCATTCATCCCCTGCCCGGCCAGCATTTGGTGGAAATAGGCCCCGGGCGGGCTGCCCTGACGCTTCCACTGCTGCGCGCCGCAGGTCAACTCGATGTCATCGAGATTGATCGTGATCTGATTCCGCTGCTGGAACCCCACGCGCGGAGGGCGCACGGCCTGCGCATCCACCAGGCGGATGCCTTGAATTTCGATTTAAAATCGTTGGCTGATGGAGACAAGAAACTGCGCGTGGTGGGCAACCTGCCCTATAACATTTCCACGCCACTGCTGTTTCATCTCTTTGAACAACTGGACGTCATCCAAGACCTGACCTTAATGCTGCAACGGGAGGTGGCCGAACGCTTGAATGCCGCGCCCGGCGGCAAGACGTATGGACGGCTGAGCGTAATGGCGCAGTACCACGTGCGCCCGGTGATTTTATTCGACGTCGGACCGGGCGCGTTTTCTCCTCCGCCAAAGGTGCATTCCAGTGTGGTGCGGCTCGTTCCCCGGACCATGACCGAGCGACCCGCCGTACACGACTGGCCACAGTTCGAACGCCTGGTGGCCGCAGCCTTCTCGGCCCGCCGCAAAACGCTGCGTAATGCCTTGCGTGCCCACCTGCGGCCTGAAGATTTTTCCAAGCTGGACATTGATCCGGCGCTTCGCCCGGAACGTTTGACGGCGTGGGACTATGTCAAGCTGGCAAATTTTAGTACCAGCGCGTGCAAGAAAAGTTAG
- the aroE gene encoding shikimate dehydrogenase yields the protein MPTTAPWQLPAGVDCYAVVGNPVAHSKSPRIHQAFAKQTGQSLVYLAQAIEPGDFVAAVAEFQRLGGKGLNVTLPFKLEAHALCARRSERAEQSGAVNTLWFERDGRICGDNTDGIGLMRDLTMNHGMAVAGRKVLLLGAGGAAQGILPALLAERPAKLTIANRTFSRARALAGRVPLAERGMIDVLPMEALAGRAFNLIINATAASLAGELPPLPDDVLHRGGDCYDMMYADEPTVFMQWGLRYGAARSVDGLGMLVEQAAESFYLWRGIRPDTAAVIKELRQS from the coding sequence GTGCCGACGACCGCACCCTGGCAGCTGCCTGCGGGTGTCGATTGCTACGCGGTGGTCGGCAACCCGGTGGCTCATAGCAAGTCGCCGCGCATCCACCAGGCGTTCGCCAAGCAGACCGGCCAGAGTCTGGTTTACCTCGCCCAGGCGATCGAGCCGGGCGATTTTGTCGCCGCCGTGGCTGAATTTCAGCGCTTGGGCGGCAAGGGCCTCAACGTAACCCTGCCATTCAAACTGGAGGCCCATGCCTTGTGCGCCAGGCGCAGCGAAAGGGCGGAACAATCGGGCGCCGTCAATACTCTCTGGTTCGAACGGGATGGAAGAATTTGTGGCGATAACACGGATGGCATCGGATTGATGCGCGATCTCACCATGAATCACGGGATGGCCGTGGCCGGCCGCAAGGTATTGCTATTGGGGGCGGGAGGCGCCGCACAGGGCATTTTGCCGGCGCTGCTGGCCGAACGGCCCGCCAAACTGACGATTGCCAATCGCACTTTTTCCAGGGCCCGGGCGTTGGCTGGGCGGGTACCCTTGGCCGAGAGGGGCATGATTGATGTCTTGCCGATGGAAGCGCTGGCCGGACGGGCTTTCAATTTGATCATCAACGCCACTGCGGCGAGTCTGGCCGGTGAACTTCCACCGTTGCCGGATGACGTCCTGCACCGTGGCGGCGATTGCTACGACATGATGTACGCCGATGAACCGACGGTATTCATGCAATGGGGGTTGCGGTACGGCGCGGCACGGTCCGTGGACGGTCTCGGCATGCTGGTGGAGCAGGCAGCGGAGTCATTTTATTTGTGGCGGGGGATCAGGCCGGATACCGCCGCAGTGATCAAGGAATTGAGGCAATCTTGA
- a CDS encoding cyclic nucleotide-binding domain-containing protein, translating to MAEQKMVDRALLKTLVPPSALNAENFQELAGKAMVEELPPGRTLFKTGETDRKTTYLLEGEVVLTSNRGQTSSVIGGSNLAKHPLAHHQPRQHTAVTKTPCKVTRFDSDLLDILLTWDQLSGIEVNELQKEDDGTEAEGDWMTRILQSQAFLQVPPANIQAMFMRMQEVPLRAGDTVIKQGEEGDYYYIIKTGKAKVTRPSKTGTELTLAQLKAGDAFGEEALISENKRNANVVMVTDGVLMRLSKEDFNALLKEPMLNWVEWPEAEKRQKAGAVLLDVRLESEHANSDVKGSLNIPLFMLRMKAESLDPNREYLVYCDTGRRSSAAAFLLSERGFRAYVLKGGLQSRPTTG from the coding sequence ATGGCCGAACAGAAAATGGTTGACAGGGCGTTGCTCAAAACGCTGGTGCCCCCCAGTGCGTTGAACGCCGAAAATTTCCAGGAATTGGCAGGCAAGGCGATGGTGGAAGAACTTCCGCCAGGGCGCACCCTGTTCAAGACCGGTGAGACGGATCGCAAAACCACCTATTTGCTCGAGGGCGAGGTGGTATTGACCTCCAACAGGGGGCAGACGAGTTCGGTCATCGGCGGCAGCAACCTGGCCAAGCATCCACTGGCGCATCACCAGCCGCGCCAGCATACCGCCGTCACCAAAACACCCTGCAAGGTGACCCGCTTCGACAGTGATCTGCTGGATATCCTGCTGACTTGGGACCAGCTTTCCGGCATCGAGGTCAACGAGCTTCAGAAGGAGGATGACGGCACCGAGGCGGAGGGCGATTGGATGACGCGTATCCTGCAATCGCAGGCCTTTCTGCAAGTGCCACCGGCCAACATCCAGGCGATGTTCATGCGCATGCAGGAGGTGCCCCTGCGCGCCGGCGACACGGTGATCAAGCAGGGCGAGGAAGGGGATTACTATTACATCATCAAGACCGGCAAGGCCAAGGTCACCCGTCCCTCCAAAACCGGCACCGAATTGACGCTGGCGCAGTTGAAGGCCGGAGATGCCTTCGGCGAGGAGGCCTTGATTTCGGAGAACAAGCGGAACGCCAATGTGGTCATGGTGACGGATGGCGTCTTGATGCGCCTGTCCAAGGAGGACTTCAACGCCCTGCTCAAGGAACCCATGCTGAACTGGGTGGAGTGGCCGGAAGCGGAAAAACGGCAGAAGGCGGGGGCGGTGCTCCTCGATGTGCGTTTGGAAAGCGAACACGCCAACTCCGACGTCAAGGGCAGCCTCAATATTCCCCTCTTCATGTTGCGGATGAAGGCCGAAAGCCTGGATCCCAACCGCGAGTATCTGGTGTATTGCGATACGGGCCGGCGCAGTTCGGCGGCCGCCTTCCTGCTCTCCGAGCGCGGCTTCCGGGCCTATGTCTTGAAAGGCGGGTTGCAGAGCCGCCCCACCACCGGCTAA
- the glnK gene encoding P-II family nitrogen regulator: protein MKLVVAIIKPFKLDDVREALSEIGVQGMTATEVKGFGRQKGHTELYRGAEYVVDFLPKIKIEVAIPDGRLDDVTEAIRKAANTGAIGDGKIFVLPLEQVIRIRTGETGDQAV from the coding sequence ATGAAACTGGTGGTAGCGATTATCAAACCGTTCAAACTGGACGATGTCCGCGAGGCGCTGTCAGAGATCGGGGTGCAGGGCATGACCGCCACCGAGGTCAAGGGTTTTGGCCGGCAGAAGGGGCACACCGAGCTTTACCGTGGCGCTGAATACGTGGTCGATTTCCTGCCCAAGATCAAGATCGAGGTCGCCATTCCTGATGGCCGGCTCGACGACGTTACCGAAGCTATTCGCAAAGCGGCCAATACCGGCGCCATCGGCGATGGCAAAATTTTTGTCCTGCCGTTGGAGCAAGTGATACGTATACGGACGGGCGAGACCGGCGACCAGGCGGTTTAA